The following is a genomic window from Crossiella equi.
GCTGGACCTGCTGCTGGCCCCGCTGCACGCCGTGCTGGACGGGGCCGACCCCGGCGAGGCCCCCCTGGCACGGGGCCTGGCCAGCATCTGCCGCCGCCTGGACCACCTGGGCCCGTGGTGGGTCCGCTTCCGCGAGCACGTGCGCGGCTACCTGGACGCGTGCCGGTGGGAGGCGGCCAACCGGGCGGGGCGCCGGATCCCGCAGCTGGACGCCTACCTGCCGCACCGCCGGTGGGCGGGCTCGATGATGGCCACCCTGGACCTCACCGAGTACGCCACCGGCGACCTGCTCACCGAACGCGAGTGGGTGCGCCCGGACTACCAGCTCGCGGTGGCCGCCGCGGCGGATGTGGTGTGCTGGACCGACGACGTCGTCGCGGTGGACAAGGAGGTCGCCCGGGGCGACGTGCACAACCTGGTCATCGTGCTGGCCCATGGGCACGGCACGGCCTGGGAGGAGGCGGTGGGCATCGCCAGGGAGATGCTGGACCGCCGCCTCGCGGAGTACCTGGAGGCCGAGGCCCGCCTGCTGGGCGAGAGCTCGGTCCGCTGGGGCCGCAACCTGACCGGCCTGCGGGCCTGGATGCGCGGGCACCTGGACTGGGGCGAGGAGACCGCGCGCTACCGCGACGTCGACCACTGCGACGGGGTCCCGGCCTACGTGGAGGAACTGGTGCCGGTGGGCTGAGGGCCCGGACGGGGCGGCATGGGCCAGGTGCCGCCCCGTTTCAGTCGGCGTCCTCGCGGTGCGCCGCGCCGCGGGCCCGCGACCGTTCCACGATCCCGTTCAGCGCCGCCACGTGCGCGCGCAGCGCCTCGTGCCCCGCTCCCGCCAGGTTGAGCCAGGTGCGAGGCCTTTTGCCCACATAGCCCTTGCGCACCTCGACGTACTCCGCCTTGGCCAGTCCGGTGACCTGT
Proteins encoded in this region:
- a CDS encoding terpene synthase family protein; amino-acid sequence: MAPWFDEAERSTREWVREHGMVRSPEACAHFDAIGAGRLSAWVYPDAQPGAREVVTDWLSWLFVIDDQCDEGLLGRDPHQLDLLLAPLHAVLDGADPGEAPLARGLASICRRLDHLGPWWVRFREHVRGYLDACRWEAANRAGRRIPQLDAYLPHRRWAGSMMATLDLTEYATGDLLTEREWVRPDYQLAVAAAADVVCWTDDVVAVDKEVARGDVHNLVIVLAHGHGTAWEEAVGIAREMLDRRLAEYLEAEARLLGESSVRWGRNLTGLRAWMRGHLDWGEETARYRDVDHCDGVPAYVEELVPVG